The proteins below are encoded in one region of Verrucomicrobiia bacterium:
- a CDS encoding efflux RND transporter periplasmic adaptor subunit: MKRLLLVPLLVVTLTGCDKKIEPAAEAKPEAGHDENIVALTPENLNHMDLKIESAALGQLGMTLKAAGRISANLNKTAKVTSTFEGRLTKLNFDLNDHVQAGEIMALVESPELLGRPLEIKAPQDGVIIERTATTGELVDKATSIYTLSDPTQLWAIAEVKERDIAAVKTGQDAMFTVLPYPQEQFHGKVVLVGNQVESGSRTLEVRIAVDNADGRLKPGMFADVEITTTILNDALLISDTALQTDGADQIVFVAQDGNKFEKRVVKLGEEQQGRVQILAGLKPGERVVTDGSFILKSEMLKGELGEE; this comes from the coding sequence ATGAAACGACTGCTCCTTGTCCCTCTGCTCGTCGTCACCCTCACGGGTTGCGACAAAAAGATCGAACCCGCCGCAGAAGCGAAGCCGGAAGCTGGCCACGACGAAAACATCGTCGCGCTCACGCCCGAAAATCTGAACCACATGGACTTGAAGATCGAGTCCGCCGCCTTGGGCCAGCTCGGCATGACGCTCAAGGCCGCGGGCCGCATCAGCGCGAACTTGAACAAGACGGCCAAGGTCACTTCGACGTTTGAAGGCCGCCTGACCAAACTCAACTTCGACCTCAACGACCACGTGCAGGCAGGCGAGATCATGGCCTTGGTCGAGTCGCCGGAACTGCTCGGCCGGCCGCTGGAAATCAAAGCGCCGCAGGACGGCGTCATCATCGAGCGCACGGCAACCACCGGCGAATTGGTGGACAAGGCAACGTCCATTTACACCCTCAGCGATCCGACCCAGTTGTGGGCCATTGCCGAAGTGAAGGAGCGCGACATCGCCGCCGTGAAAACCGGCCAGGATGCCATGTTCACCGTGCTCCCGTATCCGCAGGAACAATTCCACGGCAAAGTCGTGCTCGTCGGCAACCAGGTGGAATCCGGCTCGCGCACGTTGGAGGTCCGCATCGCGGTGGACAATGCCGATGGACGCTTGAAACCCGGCATGTTTGCCGACGTGGAAATCACGACCACGATTCTGAATGATGCGCTGTTGATTTCCGACACCGCGCTGCAGACCGATGGCGCTGACCAGATCGTCTTCGTAGCGCAGGACGGCAACAAATTCGAAAAGCGGGTTGTGAAACTCGGCGAGGAACAACAGGGCCGCGTGCAAATTCTCGCTGGCTTGAAGCCCGGCGAAAGAGTGGTGACCGACGGCAGCTTCATTTTGAAATCCGAAATGCTCAAGGGCGAACTCGGAGAGGAATGA
- a CDS encoding TolC family protein, translated as MKFRKFCRYPLLLAVALGGAHALPAKVQETVLAGTNTPANVLTLSAAVDLALTNNPSLRVLRAEIAAARGEVTTAKTWANPEVSASPGFKSARNPSDTMFHGDFGVEQTFEWPGKRALRRAVAETAVSARQRALDGFRSQLAVQVRRAYWTLLAAREGVALREQRLTLARSFVAAAKKRAEGGFAPGFEVTKAEVEAVAAQKSLREAQARQDAARVTLNALLGRPPDEPLAVTGPLPRAVMQPDPVGLLAKALGSNPAIQIQAAEVERSGLKLQSVRKSRLPDFKIGPNIEYTRDEQIVGLGISLPLPLWDKKKGEIATATAAQEKALAELENLRREIRRDVTLAAQNLTAAQESLAFYTPAVRDKLRAALDAAEAGYADGRTPLLLYLEAQRTYFDTQADYFDALQKVFEARADLESAVGQPLDELSHP; from the coding sequence ATGAAGTTCAGGAAGTTTTGTCGTTATCCACTGCTCCTGGCTGTGGCGCTGGGTGGCGCCCACGCGCTCCCGGCGAAGGTTCAGGAAACCGTCCTCGCCGGGACAAATACGCCGGCGAACGTGCTGACTTTGTCCGCCGCCGTTGACCTGGCGCTCACAAACAATCCCTCCCTCCGCGTGCTGCGGGCGGAAATCGCGGCCGCACGCGGCGAAGTCACCACCGCAAAAACCTGGGCCAATCCCGAGGTGTCGGCGTCACCCGGCTTCAAGTCTGCGCGGAACCCCTCGGACACGATGTTTCACGGCGATTTCGGCGTGGAGCAAACCTTCGAATGGCCAGGCAAACGCGCGTTGCGTCGCGCCGTCGCCGAAACGGCCGTCAGCGCGCGGCAACGGGCGCTCGACGGCTTCCGCTCCCAGCTTGCCGTTCAAGTGCGACGCGCCTATTGGACGCTGCTCGCCGCCCGCGAAGGCGTGGCGTTGCGGGAGCAGCGGTTGACCCTCGCCCGGTCATTCGTGGCCGCGGCGAAAAAGCGCGCCGAAGGCGGATTCGCGCCCGGGTTCGAGGTCACCAAGGCGGAAGTCGAGGCGGTCGCCGCGCAAAAATCGCTGCGTGAAGCGCAAGCGCGGCAGGATGCGGCGCGCGTGACCTTGAATGCCTTGCTCGGCCGCCCGCCAGACGAGCCGCTGGCCGTCACGGGCCCGCTCCCCCGAGCGGTGATGCAGCCCGACCCGGTCGGACTGCTCGCCAAAGCGTTGGGGTCGAATCCTGCCATCCAAATTCAAGCGGCTGAAGTGGAGCGCTCCGGGTTGAAACTGCAATCCGTCCGCAAGTCGCGTCTGCCGGATTTCAAAATCGGGCCCAACATCGAATACACCCGCGACGAGCAAATCGTCGGCTTGGGCATCAGCCTGCCACTGCCGTTGTGGGACAAAAAGAAGGGCGAGATCGCCACCGCAACAGCCGCGCAGGAAAAGGCGCTGGCCGAACTCGAAAACCTCCGCCGTGAAATCCGGCGGGACGTGACCCTGGCGGCGCAAAACTTGACCGCAGCGCAGGAATCACTTGCCTTCTACACGCCCGCGGTGCGCGACAAATTGCGGGCCGCGTTGGATGCCGCCGAAGCCGGCTATGCCGACGGGCGCACGCCCCTGCTGTTGTATCTGGAGGCGCAGCGCACTTACTTCGACACGCAGGCGGACTATTTTGACGCGCTGCAAAAAGTTTTCGAGGCCCGCGCCGACCTGGAATCCGCCGTGGGCCAGCCGCTCGACGAACTGTCCCATCCTTGA
- a CDS encoding P-II family nitrogen regulator codes for MKKIEAIIKPFKLEEVKDALGEVGITGMTVTEVKGFGRQKGHTEIYRGSEYTVDFLPKIKLELVLADSDVPQAVAAIVKAAKTGKIGDGKVFVSSVDEAVRIRTEEKGEEAV; via the coding sequence ATGAAGAAAATCGAAGCCATTATCAAACCCTTCAAATTGGAAGAAGTGAAGGACGCCCTTGGTGAGGTGGGCATTACCGGCATGACCGTGACCGAAGTTAAAGGGTTCGGCCGGCAAAAGGGTCACACCGAAATCTACCGCGGCAGCGAGTATACCGTGGATTTCCTCCCGAAGATCAAATTGGAACTGGTGCTGGCGGACAGCGATGTGCCCCAGGCGGTGGCGGCCATCGTCAAAGCCGCCAAGACCGGGAAGATTGGCGACGGTAAGGTATTTGTTTCCTCGGTTGACGAAGCCGTGCGCATCCGCACCGAAGAAAAGGGTGAAGAGGCCGTTTAA
- a CDS encoding ammonium transporter translates to MKKILVLTLLTIVTALGTPSLRADDAITAPAPAPTLEQRVSSLEAYVNNGDPTTALKDKDGKIPNGLATPTSATAGPGHNAWMMTSAALVLFMTLPGLFLFYGGLVRRKNILSVVAQCFGIAGLVTILWVVFGYSLVFADGSGPIIGNLKFAWLHGVDSLPNTNYAYWVSHNVFSMYQLMFAIITPALILGAIAERMKFSAILLFVALWMVVVYFPLAHMVWGVNGLMNGVWNADAKIKAIDFAGGTVVHMSSGWSALILCLILGKRLGFGKEPMPPHSMVLCAIGTGMLWVGWYGFNAGSAVAADGIAANAFMTTTIATAVASFVWPLAEWIARGKPSVLGFCSGAVAGLVVVTPACGFIDAKGALIIGIAAGLVPWFFCLKVKSWFGYDDALDTFGVHAVGGTLGALLTGFLATPTVNGNLNTNLKDIVGRTLWLEQLKAIGVTLALAIVGTIVIAYIVKAVIGLRPSAEVETLGLDLAEHGEEGYHEAVH, encoded by the coding sequence ATGAAGAAAATCCTCGTTCTCACCCTGCTGACCATCGTCACAGCCCTGGGCACACCGTCCCTGCGGGCGGATGACGCCATCACGGCGCCCGCTCCGGCCCCCACGCTGGAGCAACGCGTCTCGTCCCTGGAAGCTTACGTCAACAACGGCGATCCCACCACGGCGTTGAAAGACAAGGACGGCAAGATTCCCAACGGCCTGGCCACGCCGACATCGGCCACGGCAGGTCCGGGTCATAACGCGTGGATGATGACCAGCGCCGCGCTGGTTCTCTTCATGACCTTGCCCGGCCTGTTCCTGTTCTACGGCGGTCTGGTGCGCCGCAAAAACATCCTGTCCGTCGTCGCGCAATGCTTCGGCATTGCCGGCCTCGTCACGATTCTCTGGGTTGTTTTTGGCTACAGTCTCGTGTTTGCGGACGGTTCGGGCCCGATCATCGGCAATCTGAAGTTCGCGTGGCTGCATGGGGTCGATTCGCTGCCCAACACCAACTATGCCTACTGGGTGTCGCACAACGTGTTCTCCATGTATCAGCTCATGTTCGCCATCATCACGCCTGCGCTGATTCTCGGCGCGATTGCCGAGCGCATGAAGTTTTCAGCGATTCTGCTGTTCGTGGCGCTGTGGATGGTGGTGGTTTACTTCCCGCTGGCGCACATGGTCTGGGGCGTCAACGGACTCATGAACGGCGTCTGGAATGCCGATGCGAAAATCAAGGCGATTGACTTCGCGGGCGGCACCGTGGTGCACATGAGCTCGGGGTGGAGCGCGCTGATCCTCTGCTTGATCCTCGGCAAACGCCTCGGGTTCGGCAAGGAGCCCATGCCGCCGCACAGCATGGTGTTGTGCGCCATCGGCACCGGCATGCTCTGGGTGGGCTGGTATGGTTTCAACGCCGGCTCCGCCGTGGCGGCGGACGGCATCGCGGCCAACGCCTTCATGACCACGACGATTGCGACCGCGGTGGCCTCCTTTGTGTGGCCGTTGGCGGAATGGATTGCCCGCGGCAAGCCCAGTGTGCTCGGCTTCTGCTCCGGCGCCGTGGCGGGCCTGGTGGTGGTGACGCCGGCGTGCGGTTTCATCGATGCGAAGGGCGCTTTGATCATCGGCATTGCCGCCGGTTTGGTGCCGTGGTTCTTCTGCTTGAAGGTCAAGAGCTGGTTCGGTTACGACGACGCCCTGGACACCTTCGGCGTGCATGCCGTGGGCGGAACGCTGGGCGCGCTGCTGACGGGCTTCCTCGCCACCCCGACGGTGAACGGCAACCTCAACACGAACCTCAAGGACATCGTGGGCAGGACGCTCTGGCTTGAACAGCTCAAGGCCATCGGCGTGACACTCGCGCTGGCCATTGTGGGGACGATCGTGATTGCCTACATCGTCAAGGCCGTCATCGGCCTGCGGCCGAGTGCGGAAGTGGAAACGCTCGGTCTCGACCTCGCCGAGCACGGCGAAGAGGGCTATCACGAAGCGGTGCACTGA
- a CDS encoding protein phosphatase 2C domain-containing protein has product MDDASANSAPATLLHWSGWTDRGKVRPNNEDSFLGLQFDAREVHRLGKIGEASLARQDFVFAVSDGMGGALAGEYASRIAVEKITSLLPLSYQQSAAGMQSGFPDVLAELFGEIHKALAYLGSCYEECAGMEATLSLCWFTPGWMYFGHIGDSRIYYLPARAGGLKQLSHDDTHVGWLFRNGTINEREARTHPRRNVLQKALGGGNQFVDPQVGAVGCEPGDRFLLCSDGLMEGLYDYDVLELLNTPAPELASLAPAHRLVKESVARSGRDNTTALVIQVA; this is encoded by the coding sequence ATGGACGACGCCTCTGCAAATTCCGCCCCCGCCACCCTGCTCCACTGGTCCGGCTGGACCGACCGCGGCAAGGTGCGCCCGAACAATGAGGATTCCTTCCTCGGCCTCCAGTTCGACGCCCGCGAGGTGCACCGGCTGGGAAAAATCGGCGAAGCCTCGCTGGCCCGGCAGGATTTTGTCTTTGCCGTCAGCGACGGCATGGGCGGTGCGCTGGCGGGGGAATACGCGAGCCGGATCGCGGTGGAGAAAATCACGTCGCTGCTGCCGCTGTCCTACCAACAATCGGCCGCCGGCATGCAAAGCGGTTTTCCCGACGTGCTGGCGGAATTGTTCGGCGAAATCCACAAGGCACTCGCCTACTTGGGGAGCTGTTACGAGGAATGCGCCGGAATGGAGGCCACGTTGAGCCTGTGCTGGTTCACGCCGGGCTGGATGTATTTCGGCCACATTGGCGACAGCCGGATTTATTATCTTCCGGCCCGCGCCGGCGGCCTGAAACAACTCAGCCACGATGACACGCACGTCGGCTGGCTGTTCCGCAACGGCACGATCAACGAGCGCGAAGCCCGCACGCATCCGCGCCGCAACGTGCTGCAAAAGGCGCTCGGCGGCGGCAACCAGTTTGTGGACCCGCAGGTCGGCGCGGTCGGTTGCGAGCCCGGCGACCGCTTCCTGCTGTGCTCGGACGGCCTGATGGAAGGGCTCTACGATTACGACGTGCTGGAACTGCTGAACACACCCGCGCCCGAGCTTGCTTCCCTCGCGCCCGCGCATCGCCTGGTCAAGGAATCCGTCGCCCGCAGCGGCCGCGACAACACCACGGCCCTGGTCATCCAGGTCGCCTGA
- a CDS encoding serine/threonine protein phosphatase, which yields MLKVKDTRRATVNLSFDGRVFKVYHGPDARTRFANELRVLRFLEARGCPFVPRLLEADPEKLRIVTTSCGSRVERLDAQRTQELFAELETYGVRHDDPEMRNVTYRQTDGRFCIIDFEFATILPGFE from the coding sequence ATGCTCAAAGTAAAGGACACCCGGCGCGCCACCGTCAACCTGAGCTTCGACGGCCGCGTCTTCAAGGTTTATCACGGTCCCGACGCCCGGACGCGCTTCGCGAACGAGTTGCGGGTGCTGCGGTTTCTGGAAGCGCGCGGCTGTCCGTTCGTGCCGCGCCTGCTGGAGGCGGACCCGGAAAAACTGCGCATTGTGACGACCAGTTGCGGTTCCCGCGTGGAACGTCTCGACGCGCAGAGGACGCAGGAGCTGTTTGCCGAACTCGAAACCTACGGTGTGCGGCACGACGACCCCGAAATGCGCAATGTCACCTACCGGCAGACCGACGGCCGGTTTTGCATCATCGATTTTGAGTTTGCGACGATTCTGCCGGGCTTTGAATAA
- a CDS encoding glutamine synthetase beta-grasp domain-containing protein, whose translation MAKYKLEYIWLDGYEPVANLRSKTQIKEFASFPKLEELPMWGFDGSSTRQAEGRSSDCMLKPVAVFPDSTRKNGALVMCEVMMPDGKTPHPSNSRATIHDDAGAWFGFEQEYFLYQDGKPLGFPETGFPYPQGEYYTGVGYKNVGDIARQIVEEHLDLCLDAGINHEGINAEVAKGQWEFQIFGKGSRTAADQMWVARYILLRLCEKYRVDVNWHCKPLGKDVDWNGSGMHTNFSTKHMREVGGKEYFEALMAAFDKYKNEHIAVYGPDNHLRLTGLHETQSIDKFNYGVANRGASVRVPHSFVNNGYKGYLEDRRPNSQGDPYKIASRILQTIATVPIK comes from the coding sequence ATGGCGAAATACAAACTCGAATACATCTGGCTCGACGGTTACGAACCCGTCGCCAATCTCCGCAGCAAAACGCAAATCAAGGAATTCGCGAGCTTTCCGAAGCTGGAAGAGCTCCCGATGTGGGGCTTTGACGGCAGCTCGACGCGCCAGGCCGAGGGCCGCAGCTCCGACTGCATGCTCAAGCCGGTTGCCGTATTCCCGGACAGCACCCGCAAGAACGGCGCGCTGGTCATGTGCGAAGTCATGATGCCCGACGGCAAGACGCCGCATCCGAGCAATTCCCGCGCGACCATTCATGATGACGCTGGCGCGTGGTTCGGGTTTGAGCAGGAGTATTTCCTCTACCAAGACGGCAAGCCGCTCGGCTTCCCGGAAACCGGCTTTCCGTATCCGCAGGGCGAATACTACACCGGCGTCGGCTACAAGAACGTCGGCGACATTGCCCGCCAAATTGTGGAGGAACATCTCGACCTGTGCCTCGACGCCGGCATCAACCATGAAGGCATCAACGCCGAAGTGGCGAAGGGCCAGTGGGAATTCCAGATTTTCGGCAAGGGTTCCCGCACGGCCGCGGACCAGATGTGGGTGGCCCGCTACATTCTCCTGCGCCTGTGCGAAAAATACCGCGTGGACGTGAACTGGCACTGCAAGCCGCTGGGCAAGGATGTGGACTGGAACGGCTCGGGCATGCACACGAATTTCTCGACCAAGCACATGCGCGAAGTCGGCGGCAAGGAATACTTCGAGGCCCTCATGGCGGCGTTCGACAAATACAAGAACGAGCACATCGCCGTGTATGGTCCGGACAATCACCTGCGCCTGACCGGCCTGCATGAAACGCAGTCCATCGACAAGTTTAACTATGGTGTCGCCAACCGTGGCGCGTCTGTCCGCGTGCCGCACAGCTTTGTGAACAACGGCTACAAGGGCTACTTGGAAGACCGCCGTCCGAACTCCCAGGGCGACCCCTACAAGATCGCCAGCCGCATTCTCCAGACGATTGCGACGGTGCCGATCAAGTAA
- a CDS encoding aldo/keto reductase, translating into MKSAASTSPMPGVSRRDFVRSLAVTGVAVGLTGGLLADEAKSAGMIYRTLGRSGEKVSAIGLGGYHIGIPRDDAEGIALIRAAVDEGINFLDNCWDYHDGGSEVRMGKALRDGYRAKVFLMTKIDSHSRAGAARQIDESLRRLQTDHIDLLQQHEVIRSDDPEKVFAPGGSMEAIQAAKKAGKIRYIGFTGHKDPAIHRHMLAVAATHDFKFDAVQMPLNVMDAHFRSFAEQVVPGLVKDGIGVLGMKPLGSGAILRSGTVTATECLHYALSLPTSVVITGMESRDRLDQALAAVRSFKPLTSEQRAALLARTAKDAATGNFERFKTSTNFDGTAHNPDWLA; encoded by the coding sequence ATGAAAAGCGCAGCTTCGACTTCACCAATGCCGGGCGTCAGCCGGCGTGACTTCGTGCGGTCGCTGGCCGTTACGGGTGTGGCGGTCGGCCTGACGGGAGGCCTGCTGGCCGATGAAGCGAAATCGGCCGGCATGATTTATCGGACCCTGGGCCGGAGCGGCGAGAAGGTTTCGGCCATCGGCCTCGGCGGTTACCACATCGGCATCCCGCGCGATGACGCCGAGGGCATCGCGTTGATTCGCGCCGCCGTCGATGAGGGCATCAACTTTCTCGACAACTGCTGGGATTACCACGACGGCGGGAGCGAAGTCCGCATGGGCAAGGCGCTGCGGGACGGCTACCGGGCCAAGGTTTTCCTCATGACCAAGATCGACAGCCACTCCCGGGCCGGCGCCGCGCGGCAAATTGACGAATCGTTGCGGCGGCTCCAGACCGATCACATTGACCTGTTGCAGCAGCACGAGGTCATCCGGTCCGATGATCCGGAAAAGGTGTTTGCGCCGGGCGGTTCCATGGAAGCGATTCAGGCTGCGAAAAAGGCGGGTAAAATCCGCTACATCGGCTTCACCGGTCACAAGGATCCGGCGATTCACCGGCACATGCTTGCGGTGGCGGCGACGCACGACTTCAAGTTTGATGCCGTGCAGATGCCGTTGAACGTGATGGACGCCCACTTTCGCAGCTTTGCCGAACAAGTGGTGCCCGGGCTGGTCAAGGACGGCATCGGCGTGCTCGGGATGAAACCCCTCGGCAGCGGGGCAATTCTCCGGAGCGGCACGGTGACGGCCACCGAGTGCCTGCACTATGCACTGAGCCTGCCGACGTCGGTGGTGATCACCGGCATGGAATCGCGGGACCGGCTCGACCAGGCGCTGGCGGCGGTGCGTTCCTTCAAACCGTTGACTTCCGAACAGCGCGCGGCGCTGCTGGCCCGCACGGCGAAGGACGCCGCCACGGGAAACTTCGAACGCTTCAAAACCTCCACCAACTTCGACGGAACCGCGCATAATCCGGACTGGCTCGCGTGA
- a CDS encoding response regulator → MNFINGKRILLVDDEASVRDTLRFLLTSLGGEVTEAADGAGALAHYQRGRFDVVITDYNMSHMRGDELAAAIKTLNPTQRIVMISGFPERVLRSGRRPDTVDAILAKPCRLEDLLAVLHENPGEVVA, encoded by the coding sequence ATGAATTTCATCAATGGCAAACGAATCTTGCTGGTGGACGACGAAGCCAGCGTGCGCGACACGTTGCGGTTTCTGCTGACCTCCTTGGGTGGCGAAGTCACGGAAGCGGCCGATGGGGCCGGGGCCTTGGCGCATTACCAGCGGGGGAGATTTGATGTGGTCATCACGGATTACAACATGTCCCACATGCGCGGCGACGAACTGGCCGCAGCCATCAAGACCCTCAACCCAACGCAGCGGATCGTCATGATCAGCGGCTTTCCTGAGCGCGTGCTACGGTCCGGCCGTCGGCCCGACACCGTCGATGCCATTCTGGCCAAGCCCTGCCGGCTGGAAGACCTGCTCGCCGTCCTGCACGAGAACCCGGGTGAAGTCGTCGCCTGA